CCCTTAGACCAACTCTAGCAGTTACCAAATTTTCTGACCTGAAAAAACGCGTATTCAGTCTGACGATCTCGTGCTTTTCGGTTCAATTTGACACGCGCGGACCAGATCCCGAATTCCTAATCCATAAAAACAAATCTCTACACCTAGCCCATCTCTGGCCCATCTAGCCCAACCCAACCCAGCTCAGGTTCATCTTCCTCCCCTCGAACGACAAGAACATGCAAGAACAGTACGCATGTGCCTGGTTAAATCTCTATCCAATCTCCATATTCCAAACCGTTTTCCCTCAAATTAAAGCCTGAGATTCATTCCTCATCAATCAACGAGACGATTTAGGGAAACAATTTGCTGGATGGAGCTCTGGACGGGCGCGGTCGGGGGTGAGCAGGGGTGAAGTCGGGGGCGGTCAAGGACGAGGTCAGGGGGCGACCAGGAATGAGGGAGCCGCCAGTGGCGAggtccagactccagagcggcggcggcgacctcagcgGCGTCCACCGGAGCTCGGGAAGACGGCTCGCGGGCCCCGATTCCGGTCAGGATTGGGCCGCGGCCTTGGGCCGAGGTCGGGCGCGGGGGGCGGCAGGTGGCCTGGGGAGGTCGCGGTGGCTTGGGTCGGGTGCCGGGGTTGGGCGCGGTGGCTCGCTGGCTGGATCAGGGACACAGAGAGGGAGAAGACGGAGAAAGACGGTCAGTGGTTCGGTTGCCTGTTTCAGTTCGCTTGTGGCACTGGAGATGTAAGGATTTGGGAGGGTGTATTCGGTTGATCCGAAACTTTTTTTGTCGATTCGGTACCATATTCGGTTTCTGTTCTGATCTTTTTTGGCACTCAAAACCAAAAGGTGCGGTTATTTGTTAGTTCAGCACCATATTCGATATCTGTTAGAGTTGCTCTTATGTAGTAGCATATTTTGTTATGCCTTCTTATTTTGCAAATGGGTTCCGAGTCTTGGtacttcttctccgaccggcaaAGTTCGGTTGGCTTCAGTTTCGTTGCGGACGTTAGGTCTCCTCAGATCTAACTCGACGGATCTAGGATGGTCATACGAACTCTTCATTGACTTCTTCTAAGATGACCTTATGTTTCTCATATCATTGTTGTTTGCTCTTGTGGCTAAGACTTGCGAGTTTCCTTTTGCTAATTTAATATCGTTTTCTTTGCTTTGATATGGTTTGGAGTTTAAGAGACACTATCGACTTTTGCTTACAATTGGCACCGGTGAATGTAGAGCAAGACGACGTTTTTTTTACTTCGTTTATACTAAATATGTCCGATTTTTAATCATACTCCCTTGGTTACTTAATAAAGCTCATATAAATGTGTGCAATTGATTTAAGACAGATTTCGTTTATAGTGTCTAGCATTCATGTTGATTGGAGAGCAAATTTGTGTGAGCAATTATTGACGGACCGCAGGAGCTAAAAGAAACGTTAttctccctccgatccataataagtgtcgctggtTTAATAAACTTTGTGCTAACCCATAGTAAGTATTCTTGATTTAATAAACTTTGTACTAATACACTTAGTATGGATCAAGGGAGTATATTGCAAATAggtaaaacaaaattataCGAACTCTTTCTACGAAACGGGGGAAGGAAAGTTCCAACCAAGGAAAGAGCGCCTGGAATTCCCGAGGAATACATTCGGAGCAGCTCAATCTACAGAATTACTCGTGTGAATGATTCTAGATAATGAAGTGTATAATCCAAATTCAGACAAGCACGGCCTACTCGATGTCTGGTATGGACCAAACGTCAACGGCTGCACGCGCTTCAAAGCTGCGCGTGTGGAACAGTGAGGAATACATGCACCGAGGGGATGGGGAGTCATCATGGCGGTCACTTGCTTTGGACACAACTAAATGTGGTGCTGTACGTTGGAGTGATAACCACACGCGATTATGCGGTCGCAGTAATAACCAGAGAGGGGGGCAGATCTTGGACTCTAGTACTACTGCATCGTTTTTATGCACCGTCGATCTTAATTCCAATTTGAGTACTTCCTCGTCGTATTAAAATGTGAATTAAATTTGCTATGTATCTGTATTCAAAAAGCGTTTAGACAATGTACTTCTTCCATTTCCATAATACaacgtgtatagatttttctcattttttttataccgCATCCGGTCACTAACTagtcacatccatttattattaacccaatatgagtggtcagccactagaaacgagagctgccttggtccaaatgcacaaatctatatgaggtgtaATTTGGTATGGGGGGAGTAATACTTTGTCACTTAGGGCCCACTTGGTTTGTCGTTTTTGGGTCAAATACAGGTGTAATATACGGAGCCCGAAAAATTTCCGGCGAAGGCCCAGAACAGCGATTGGTTCGTCGTTTTCCGTTTTTCTTTCCACTCGTTTGATGCCATCCACCCGTAAACTGTTACGGAGCTCAGGAGAtccgaaaagaaaaacgaagaagagcaaagaaCGGGACTACAGGAGAGAGGCGACCGCGCCCACGGAGAACCCTAGAAAGCAGCGGCTGGCCGGAGAGGGATTCGTGGCGCTTTCCGGAGTGGATCTGGCGGCGCGAGGCTTCGGTGACTAGAGCGGAGTCCGGCGAGGTGGCGGCGTGAGGCTTCagtgaggcggcggcggcggcggacaatGGGAACTCAATCGACAGCAGCGGGCGACGGGAGAATTGGAACCGCGGTGCTTCTTAAAAGCGAGTCCagatcgccggcgaggagcacgAATCCATGGGAGGGTGAGCTTCGGGAGAGGAGCCACTTGCAGCTCTTGAGTAGGTCGGCAGTGAGGCGTTAACTCTCCGCAACTTCTCTGGTTGCCTCATCTTCCTCACCGCATTGCGCAACCTCCTTGGCTCCCTCTACCTCGCCGTGAATTGATTTTCTGCGTTCAGCTAAGTATTAGGCACTTTGAGTATTTGATTACAACTGATTAAGTTTTCAGTCCTCCCAAGCGGGCCTTAGTATGGGACGAGAGAGTAGTATTTGTCATGTGTCAACAATTAGCTCCATAGATAGGGAACTTTTTATCCGTTATGGGACATGATGGATTTTGAGTTTTCCACAATTATAAGGCCATTTTGACTCATCTTTGTCAGTTAGACCGTGTCTCGCTTAATTGCAAATTTCTTAGTTTCTGAACTTACATTAAGCTTGAGCAATGCATGTCTACTACTGCAAATCTGTATTAACTGCAAGTGTTTTGGGTTCCTTTTTGTAAACACGTGTTTTTCTTCTCGGTTTTAGAGATTTATACATGTGACTTGCATATATGAAAGGCGGAATTATGGTGCAAAGTTGTCAGATTTTAAAATACGGTCAAAATTATCAACTAAATAGTTGTAAACAGGTGGTCCGAAATTGGAATCAAACCGTTTcgttttctgaatttttctctTCCAGTTTACAAATGTCTCCGTCACGCGCGGGCGCACGCATAACGCACGCACAGTCCTGATCACTGCATCTGCATCGGGGAGGCACGACGTCTACACAGCACCGCATGCATTGCTCTCTGAAGTGATCAACCGTGAAGCGAATTAGTGATCACTGCTGCTTAACTGTGCAAAGACCATGCATGTGAGGTGACTGCGCTAGCTCCAGTTGATGATGCCTAGATCTCGCGGAGGGAGCAGCATCCACGTCCACACGGCGAAGAAGCACTCCCACTGCAAGCACAGGATTGCAGGATGGGTGCAACCGTGCAAGCAAGGCTGGAGCTAGTTTTAGGGTCAACGGCGGGAGTCGAGCCGGGAGGAGGCAGCGATGCCAGCTGCTCCTCGTAGTATAAACGCCAGTTCCCTAGAGATGCTCTTCTCTGGACCAGGTTTTATGCGCCTGCGGTAGCACCAAGGCTCAGAGATGGTTCCTCGCATCAACTTGCTGCGTACGTGTGGCtagtagtacggagtagtacttaATATTGCAGCTGCTAACTGTAATTACCTGGGCAGACTGTAAAACatgctgcctgctgctgctggtaagAGCAAGATTAATAGTACAGCTTGCTGCTGGCTATAACCACATGCCATGTCATGTCATCTAAAGGCTTCACAAATAAGTATTCGTACAATAGATTGGCTGTTACACTGGCTATTAGTTAACTCTTAAGTATTTAATGCATTTATGTGGTGGAGGAAGAAGCGCTATAGGAAGAGCCGGCCTAGCGATTGGTGTGCTGCAGCCGGGCGATTGAGGACTCGCCGGCTCCATTctctttccttccttttctcccCTTCCGATGGTCTTTTGCTGTGAGGTGGAGTGTGTTACCCTGCTGACTAGGCTTATTGCACCTGTTCTAATGCTgacaaatacggagtatatgtttACTCCTCTTTTATCGGCATAGAACGTCGTATGGTTCCCAAAGATTTCATTTTGAGGTGAGCAACCAGTTCAACAATACATGTGTATACAATCGATATTCCCATTTTCTTCTACTTATAGTTGCGATCTTTGTAGCTATGAACATCACGTAAGTGTAACGACCGGATTTAAAAACTGTCCAGTTGGCTCGGTGCATAACAGGAAGCTTAGCACCGTTCAGTTGCTTAAAGGGACCAAAACAGTATTACTCCGTACTTGCCAACAAATCTCCGGCACAGGAGCAAGCCGTCTCAAAATATAATGAAAGATCACCAAGTGTCATGCGCTAGGATCGCTCGTGAGACTGTGAGAGGATAGTTCAACAAGCTGTGTGTGAAATAGAGCAGGAGTATATATATGAGTTCTTTTACGGTATCTCAGAATTAATTTAGGCCGTTCATTTTAAGATCTAAGGGCTCATATATTTTGATACTTCCTACTGCTCCAATTGAGATGTGTGGAGTAATAGAAtggagcagcagaagcaggGCAAAAACATAATCTCACAGcggtaaaaataaataaatcccCTTCTCTCCCCCGTTCGTCGTCCCGTCGATGTGCTCATgagctcccgccgccgccgagaacAACATAGTACGGCAACGGCAGCGAGGACAGCCGTGCGTGCAGAtgagggcagcggcggcatgCTCTGAGGATGGCGCTGGCGGGCCGCGAGGAGGGCGGGGCGGCTCACGGAGAGTGTAGCGGCGGCGGACCGCAAGGGCAGCGGGGGCTCAAGgcgagggcagcggcggctcaCGGCGGGGTCAgcgaggaggcagcggcggctcgcGGCGAGGGCAGCGGCCTGAATCGCAAAGGATGGCGGCACCCCACGGTTGAGaaatctatttatttttattttttttgtaattgtGAAAAGTCTATAATGCCCTTTCCTAATACTCCCTTTAATTTAAAGGAGTATTAGGTACGGCAGAATCtgccatatatatttttctccctcaaaaaagaagagcagGAGTATATTCTACCACGATAACAAAAGACAACTGCCTTATTCAACAATTCTAGTATTAGGTAAACGAGCTGTGTAGCACAGCAGTACTGCGACTCCATATGTGAAACTGTAACACACATGAATCTTGTTCCATACATTGCAATTAATCTAGTACAAAAATTTACATTCATGAATGGCACACAGGGTGACATCAGGCCGAATTATTTGAGATGTCAGTGCATCTTCCCTAACATGGTTCAGATAAACCTACTGGGAGCAGCAAATACCTAAGGACAAAACAATACTCGGAACAATAAGCATGCACAGATGGGCCGTTACATGGAGGTAAAAACCAGGGGCAGCCAGGTGTTCACATATCCCTAAAACCAAATTAGATCGAATTGGTTAGAATCAGTACTTCTTACCGGTCTCCGCCAGATttcgacttttttttttcaccttCGTTCAGGCGTTCACCGTCCTGATCAATCACAGCTAACTGCGCCAATCATGTGATCCTGTTAGAAAATAGGCTACTCGAATGCATGCACAACTTGTTGCCTCCTCTCACTGAAGCTGAGACCTGCTACTGCTTTCAGGCCAATGGAAGCTCGGAGCATTGTTGTATTGCGacaaatcaaatgaaatgTTTTCCACCTAGAatgcaaatgtattttttaaatGAGTATTAGTATAATATCGAAATTCCGCTAAGCCCAGTAAGAACGAAGTGGGGGAAGAATTGGAAAGAGTATATTTGAGCTTACTCCAAAAGGGAAGGTTTCAGGTGCACCAGTAGATGTTAAGGACCATCCCTCATTTACTTGATTCTGCTGCACCTAATGATAAAAACTTTGATGTCAAGGACAGctataagaaaagaaaatgtctaGTCAAACATGTGGGTCTAATAACAATACATACATTTGTGTTGTCAGTTACACTGTCAGTTGTGGTGATCGTCGTATTTAGGTTGTTCGCAGTGGCATTCCTCCTCTTGTTATAGGCccttttagttttctttttcaaggTATCAAGAACAGTTGGGGTCGCCAGTTTCTTCTTGCGAGAACGTTTTGACTGACCTTGCATAAGATCCCAGCTCTTTGTACTAAGAGAAATGGGCAATGCATCATCAGTAAAATCCTCATTCACTGGATTGTATGCAAAATTGGCGGTTGAAACATGACTGTCAACCCTTTGGTCTCTTAGTGACTTCTCATAAGAAATCACTTTATCCCTGACCTCCCTCATGATTGAAAAAGCATATTCTTTTGATTCCAAGTTCACAGAACCCAATTCCACAACTTCTGTGAAGTATTGGTGGCTGGATTTGTAGAGATCATCATAACTTCCCAATTCCTGAGTACTTACTGAGACAGTCTGGGACTTCAAAACACAAGTTTGTTTATAATCCTTGCACCAGCGATGAATGATGTATTTAGGTGGAATCATTAGTACAAGCTCCTGCCTCAGTACAGTGAGAGCATGTCTGCACAATATACCCTTAGACTGAAACAACCGGCAGAGGCACCATATGTCATCTTCGCCATTGTTGTAAGCAACTTTGTAGTCCACCTTTTTTGCTCGATTTACATGCTCTGATACTATGTATGTAACTCCTGAATCAGACCGGTCAAGTATATTATAGTTGCAATGAAATGAATGCCCTATTTCATTCAAGAACATCTGAAATATTTCTATTGTGTACATCTTTGCTGCTTGCTCCTCCACAGGTAATCCAGTCATCATCTGTGGCCTCAACTGAGAGGATTGTAAATCATCATGTGATTCCTTTTCTAACTTACTTCTAACAGTTGACTCATACTGCTCAACAAACATTTTGACAGACGTACCTGACATCAGCCAACCATCAAAATAGTCAGTAGCACTATCACTTCTATCTGTGACAGACAATCCTGCCCAAAAGGAATCTTTCACATAAACAGGAGCCCACTGCATCCTGACCTCATATAAATTGGATAACCATTCGTTTCCTTCCAAGTGAAACTGCTGTGTCATTTCTTGCCACCCTTTATCAAAATCAGGCATAGTAACAGAATCATAGGCCAATGCACTGAAAGTAGAAATCATTTCATCCTTCTTTCCCATTCCGTCCAACTTCTCAGGAAGCTCATTTAAGATGTGCCAAAGGCAAAAGCGGTGCCGTGCATTGCGGAAAACCTTTTTAACAGCTATTGCAACATCATGACAATGGTTGGTAATTACTGAAGACGGTGGTATTCCATTCATACATCTTAACCATGTATCAAAAAGCCACACATAAGCTCCAAGCGATCTACCAGCAAGCAAAGCACACCCTAGTAACACTGGGTTAGCATGATGGTTAGTGCCCACAAATGATACAAACTGTATATCATACTGATCACTGAAGTTTGTGGCATTGATAGCAACCACATCACCAAAGTAATTGTAAGAACTACGTGATTTTGCATCGGCCCAAAACACATTCCTTAGCTGTCCTTGATCATTCATATCTAAACAGTAAAAGAAACATGGGTTCCGGTCTTGCATACCATTGAAAAAACTCAACAAGGCCTCTAAATCTCCTTCAGCAAGCTTTAGTTTCCTATTTCTGTCAACCTTGCTCTTGAATTCAATCTGGGCACATGAAGGTATGCCACCATCTCCATCTCTACTAGAATGCGCGGCACCTGAACTGCTCTGTGGTGTCTCAGACATATGAGGTGGATTTAGAGAGAAAGGAGAGTCCTTCAAATGCTTCTTATACTTAAGCAAGCTAGGATCGAGTGGATGATTATGCTCCAACTCGAGAACAATAACTTCCCAGCGATTCTGAAAATGAGCATCCTTGACAATCATCTTAGCCTTGCAGCCAGTCTTTGTGCCTCGCTTCCTTGCAGGCCTTGTCACGCCAGATCTCAGCCTAGACTGCCCACCTTTAGAGCATATGAATGTAGAGCGATAGCGGAAACCATCAAAGGTGTTATTAGATCTTCTTGTGATACCAAAACCAGAGTGGCAGCCATATGCCACATAGAACTGAAAGGCATCTTCCTCCGAGTCAAATACCATCCCTACTTTGGGCACCAATTCTTGTTCTATATCTACCGGCTTGAACACATCACCCTCGGTAATGCTTATGTCCTTTTCGCCATCTTCTTGCACATCTTCTTCATTAGATGATTCAGTGATATagtcttcctcttccattAGTCCCAAATATTCCACTCAGCCTGAAAAAAGAGCAACACTATCATAAAccttatattttttatgtgttttatattttattatttttcagcTGTTTGTGTGGTGTTAGATATATTTCAAATTGTAGGAAACCTTTGTAGCCAGATTACATTAAATGAACACTTATTTatcattgttttctttgtcagTTAATTTCCTTCATGTGGGGTTTAATTCGGCCGTACATGATTTCACTTTGGTTAAAAATGCATTAAGTGTATTAAGTGTTGGTAAGGACTTCAGTGTGTGACAACGGAAGATCGAAGAAGTTATAGACTTTTGTACTaatcttctttcttttactCTT
This is a stretch of genomic DNA from Brachypodium distachyon strain Bd21 chromosome 1, Brachypodium_distachyon_v3.0, whole genome shotgun sequence. It encodes these proteins:
- the LOC100837658 gene encoding protein FAR1-RELATED SEQUENCE 6, which translates into the protein MEEEDYITESSNEEDVQEDGEKDISITEGDVFKPVDIEQELVPKVGMVFDSEEDAFQFYVAYGCHSGFGITRRSNNTFDGFRYRSTFICSKGGQSRLRSGVTRPARKRGTKTGCKAKMIVKDAHFQNRWEVIVLELEHNHPLDPSLLKYKKHLKDSPFSLNPPHMSETPQSSSGAAHSSRDGDGGIPSCAQIEFKSKVDRNRKLKLAEGDLEALLSFFNGMQDRNPCFFYCLDMNDQGQLRNVFWADAKSRSSYNYFGDVVAINATNFSDQYDIQFVSFVGTNHHANPVLLGCALLAGRSLGAYVWLFDTWLRCMNGIPPSSVITNHCHDVAIAVKKVFRNARHRFCLWHILNELPEKLDGMGKKDEMISTFSALAYDSVTMPDFDKGWQEMTQQFHLEGNEWLSNLYEVRMQWAPVYVKDSFWAGLSVTDRSDSATDYFDGWLMSGTSVKMFVEQYESTVRSKLEKESHDDLQSSQLRPQMMTGLPVEEQAAKMYTIEIFQMFLNEIGHSFHCNYNILDRSDSGVTYIVSEHVNRAKKVDYKVAYNNGEDDIWCLCRLFQSKGILCRHALTVLRQELVLMIPPKYIIHRWCKDYKQTCVLKSQTVSVSTQELGSYDDLYKSSHQYFTEVVELGSVNLESKEYAFSIMREVRDKVISYEKSLRDQRVDSHVSTANFAYNPVNEDFTDDALPISLSTKSWDLMQGQSKRSRKKKLATPTVLDTLKKKTKRAYNKRRNATANNLNTTITTTDSVTDNTNVQQNQVNEGWSLTSTGAPETFPFGVENISFDLSQYNNAPSFHWPESSSRSQLQ